Proteins encoded by one window of Orbaceae bacterium BiB:
- a CDS encoding heavy metal translocating P-type ATPase: MSQNPQKSGSCGCQSQIHQHNEKHEHEHEHEHEHEHEHEKCCNNGCESINLSDNDIPVSSDTQAVYRIRNMDCPTEEALIRKKLANMQGIVDLEFNLMQRILTVHHKSADLVAIEAALSAIDMGPESILNSDHDKNVDFTPVIKWRQLAVAGVLALASEIIHFISGPDWLVFVLAIVAIVFGGLGTYKKGWIALKNLNLNMNALMSFAVTGAILIGQWPEAAMVMVLFTLAEAIEAKSMDRARNAIKNLLSLTPEKATVRQPDGSWLDIDVKNVVIGSHVRVKPGERIALDGDVISGQSTINQAPITGESLPVEKSIGDAIFAGTINEAGSFEYKVTALSTQSTLARIIKAVESAQGTKAQTQRFVDRFAKVYTPIVFLIALGIAIIPPLLFNGVWFDWIYKGLVLLVIACPCALVISTPVTIVSGLAAATRYGILIKGGMYLEQGRKLKYLALDKTGTITYGKPKQTDFFSLGQLSALDTQIIAASLASRSDHPVSKAIALAAKDAQLNLLEVNDFAAVLGQGTRGVIGSNQWYLGNYRMVESLGFGSSTLAQQITKFEQQGKTVVMLIGHDGVQGLFAVADTVKETSVEAIAQLKKLGITTLMLTGDNQHTANVIAEKVGIDRANGNLLPEDKLSVVSELSQKGIVGMVGDGINDAPALAKADIGFAMGAVGTDTAIETADVALMDDDLRKIPQFISLSKATFAILVQNISFALAVKVIFFGLTFAGDTTMWMAVFADIGTSLLVVANGLRLLRK, encoded by the coding sequence ATGAGTCAAAACCCACAAAAGTCAGGTAGTTGTGGTTGCCAATCTCAAATACATCAGCACAATGAAAAACATGAACATGAACATGAACATGAACATGAACATGAACATGAACATGAAAAGTGCTGCAATAATGGTTGTGAGTCAATAAACCTAAGTGATAACGATATCCCTGTGAGTAGTGATACGCAGGCGGTATATCGTATTCGCAATATGGACTGTCCAACAGAAGAGGCATTAATTCGTAAAAAACTCGCTAATATGCAAGGGATTGTTGATTTAGAATTTAACTTAATGCAGCGTATTTTGACTGTGCATCACAAAAGTGCTGACCTAGTGGCTATTGAAGCCGCATTAAGTGCGATTGATATGGGACCAGAATCAATATTAAATTCAGATCATGATAAAAATGTTGATTTTACTCCTGTTATTAAATGGAGGCAGCTTGCTGTTGCAGGTGTACTTGCTTTAGCTTCTGAAATTATCCATTTTATTAGTGGTCCTGATTGGCTCGTTTTCGTATTAGCTATTGTTGCAATTGTATTCGGTGGGCTTGGAACTTATAAAAAAGGTTGGATTGCACTTAAAAATTTAAATTTAAATATGAATGCACTTATGTCATTTGCGGTGACAGGGGCAATATTAATTGGTCAATGGCCTGAAGCAGCGATGGTCATGGTTTTATTTACATTAGCAGAAGCGATTGAAGCTAAATCAATGGATCGTGCGCGTAATGCAATTAAAAATCTACTTAGTCTCACACCGGAAAAAGCAACGGTAAGACAACCTGATGGCTCATGGCTAGATATCGATGTCAAAAATGTTGTTATAGGTAGCCATGTTCGAGTAAAACCTGGTGAGCGAATTGCTTTAGATGGTGATGTGATTTCAGGCCAATCAACAATTAATCAAGCTCCGATCACGGGTGAGAGTCTGCCTGTTGAAAAAAGTATTGGTGATGCTATTTTTGCTGGAACAATTAATGAAGCGGGTTCATTTGAATATAAAGTAACTGCACTATCTACACAGTCAACCTTAGCTAGAATTATTAAAGCTGTCGAGTCAGCACAAGGTACTAAAGCGCAGACACAACGTTTTGTTGATCGTTTTGCAAAAGTGTATACACCGATAGTCTTTTTGATTGCATTAGGTATCGCGATTATTCCACCTCTACTATTTAATGGTGTATGGTTTGATTGGATCTATAAGGGATTGGTATTATTAGTTATTGCCTGTCCATGCGCTTTAGTTATTTCAACGCCTGTCACCATTGTGAGTGGTCTTGCTGCCGCGACTCGCTATGGTATTTTAATTAAAGGTGGTATGTATTTAGAACAGGGTAGAAAGCTTAAATATTTAGCATTAGATAAAACGGGTACCATAACTTATGGTAAACCTAAACAAACCGACTTTTTTTCTTTAGGACAATTGTCAGCTTTAGATACCCAGATTATCGCGGCTAGTCTCGCATCTCGTTCTGATCATCCTGTTTCAAAAGCTATTGCGCTAGCGGCCAAAGATGCACAACTCAATTTGCTCGAGGTTAATGATTTTGCTGCGGTATTAGGTCAAGGAACTCGAGGGGTTATTGGCTCTAATCAGTGGTATTTAGGTAACTATCGTATGGTTGAATCGTTAGGTTTTGGTTCATCAACACTTGCGCAACAGATAACTAAATTTGAGCAACAAGGTAAAACTGTTGTCATGTTAATCGGTCATGATGGTGTGCAGGGACTATTTGCGGTTGCTGATACTGTTAAAGAAACTAGTGTTGAAGCAATTGCTCAACTTAAAAAATTGGGTATCACCACTTTAATGTTAACCGGTGATAATCAGCATACCGCTAATGTAATTGCTGAAAAGGTTGGTATTGATCGTGCAAATGGAAATTTATTACCTGAAGATAAATTATCAGTTGTTAGTGAGTTAAGTCAAAAAGGTATTGTCGGCATGGTTGGTGATGGTATTAATGACGCCCCAGCACTAGCTAAAGCTGATATTGGTTTTGCAATGGGAGCTGTAGGTACTGATACTGCAATTGAAACTGCAGATGTTGCTTTAATGGATGATGATTTACGTAAAATTCCACAGTTTATCTCCTTATCAAAAGCAACGTTTGCCATTTTAGTTCAAAATATCTCTTTTGCGTTAGCCGTTAAAGTGATTTTCTTTGGATTAACTTTTGCTGGTGATACGACTATGTGGATGGCTGTTTTTGCTGATATTGGAACGAGTTTATTAGTGGTTGCCAATGGACTTAGACTGTTAAGAAAATAG